ACTCACCCCCTAGCCCCCCATTCgctcccctttccccccaccaTCGACCCCCATTTCGCCCCCCCCCTCGGCCCCAGCCGCCCCCTACCAGGATCAGCGCCTCCATTTTGCGCTCGCCGCTGCCGACGTGGAGCCGGAAGAGCGACCGCCGCTGATTGGCTGCTCGGCTGTCAATCACGCCGCCAGCCACCGCCCCGCCGAGTTGACTGGGAGAACTCGAGCCCGATACGACCAATCGCTGCGCGACTGGGAGCGGAGGGCGGGCCGGCCTTTCCCGCCCTTCCCGAGGAGGTTGCTGATTGGACACGCGTTCCGTCCGTCACCGCCGCGCCGCACTCCCGGAAGCCGAGGGGGCGGCGCAGTTCCCATGGTGACCAGGGAAGCGCTGACGTAACCTCTCTGCCGGTTTCTCCCTGTGGTTGGCTGGCTCGCCAACCACATGACCGGAAGCGTTTTCCCCTAGCCGTGCTTAGCCACACCCCTAAGCGGGTCACGACCCCCCTGATGGGCGGGGTTACCTGTGACCTTTGGCTTCTCTGGGGTCGGGTCAAGGGTcgggaggggacatggggggggcgtggggagggaatggggggaattgggggggattggggggtcgtgggacatggggggacacgggggggacatgggggacacggggggatgtggggggacacggacacgaCACaagggggatgtggggggactCTGGGGGACACCGGCAGGGTTAGGGACCCCCGCGACGCCCCCCCGCTTccccgggagggggggggacgacaccgGCAGTAGCAGTGGCACCGGCGAGGGGGGCCACGGGACacccggatgcctgggtcccccccgcGGGTTGGTGGGGCGGATGCCCTGGGCCCTACTGATAacgggttttggggggggggtgtcccacgtgtcccctgtgtccccccgcGCGGGCCCCGGGGTTGGGCAACCGCCGGTGGCTTCCTGCCACCCGGGTGcctgggtcccctgtggggggggacagggatgggggggacaaGGGGGGACGCAGGAGTGTCCCCGTCACTGCCCCCcactccttgtgccccccaaGCCCCATGTCCCCTTGTCCCTGGGAACCCACCGGTGTCCCCTGGCCACCCTTCccctgtccctgtgcccccacTTGTGTCCCCATGACCCCCACTGACGTCCCCACATCCCCCTGTCCCTTTGACCCACcaatgtccccatccccacgccccccctttcccctgtgtccccatctCCCCTTTTTTTGTCCCCACATCCTCCATTCCTGTCTCCCCAAGTCTCTGTCCCCCCATCCCGCCCCCATGTCCCCTGTCCCTCTCCCCAcaaacttcccccccccatgCACCCCGCCCTGGGTTcctgtcccccacccccacccctccactgtccccagggtgtccccgGGGCGGGCACCCAGTGGCAGCAGGCACGGGGCCGCCCTGGGGGCTGGCACTGGGGGGCCCGTCCTGTGTCCCCAcgtccctgtgtccccaccGGGCATGGCCTTACCCTGAGCACAAGGCACCAGGTGGGTCACGGCACCGGGGAGCACACGCGTGTGCAACGGGGGGGGCGGTGTGGGGAGGAGGCATGTGTCGGGGACGGGGGCACACGTGTGCCAGGGTGCCCAGAGCACGCGTGTGCCTAGGCGTTGGTGTGTTGGTGCTTGTGCCTGGGCACGCGTGTGCCCAGGGACGCGGGTATCGGCGCACTTGTGTGTCAGGGATCGGTGCACGCGTGTGCCCGTGTCGTAATGTGTTTGTGCTTGTGCTGGTGCACGCGCGTGCCTGAGGATCAGTGTATCGGTGCCCGTGTGTGCCCCGGGATCGGGATATCGGTGCACGCGTGTGTCAGGGATCAGCACACAAGCGTGTTTATGGAGGGTGCATGCGTGTGCCAGGGCAGAAGAGCATGCATGTGCCTGTGCATTAATGTGTTTGTGCTTGTGCTGGTGCACGCGTGTGCCTGTGTGTTAATGTGTTTGTGCTTGTGCTGGTGCATGCGTGTGCCCGAGGATCAGGGTATCGGTGCACACATGTGCACCGAGGGATACTAGTGTACGCCTGAGCCCAGGGTCATTGCACAAGCATGTTCAAGGAGGGAGCACGCGTGTGCCAGGGTGCCCAGAGCACGCATGTACCCAGGCGTTGGTGTGTTGGTGCTTGTGGCTGCGTGTGCCCAAGGATCAGGGTATCGGTGCACGCGTGTGTTCAGGGCGGGTGCACGCATCTGCCCATGTCGTAATGTGTTTGTGCTTGCGCTGGTGCACACGTGTGCCTGAGGATCAGAGTATCGGTGCCCGTGTGTGCCCCGGGATCAGGGTATTGTTGCACATGTGTGCCTGGGTATCGGTGCACACGTGTGCCTGAGGATCGGGGTATCAATGCACGTGTGTGCCCAGGCATCGGTGCACACTTGTGCCTGAGGATCAGGGTGTTAGTGCACACGTATGCACGAGGATCACGGTATTGCTGCACGCGTGTGCCCAGGTATCGGTGCACATGTGTGCCCGAGGACCAGGGTATCAGTGCCTGTGTGTGCCCAAGGATCAGGGTATGGGTGCATGCTTGTGCCCGAGGACCAGGGTATCGGTGCACACTTGTGCCCGGGTACCAGTGCACACTTGTGCCCGAGGATCTGGGTATTGGTGCACACGTGTGCCTGGGTATCGGTGCACATGTGTGCCTAAGGACCAGGGTATCGGTGCCCGTGTGTGCCCGAGGACCAGGGTATCGGTGCACAAGTGTGTCCAGGTATCAGTGCACACTTGTGCCCAAGGATCCGGGTATCAGTGCACACGTGTGCCTGGGTATCGGTGCACACTTGTGCCCGAGTATCGGTGCACGCGCGTGCCCGAGGACCAGGGTATTGGCGCACACGTGTGCCCGGGTATCAGTGCACACTCGTGCCCAAGGATCAGGGTGTCGGTGCCCGCGTGTGCCCGGGTATCGAGGTACCGCTGCCAGCGTGTGCCAGGACAGCAGAACACGCGTGTGCCACGTATTGTCGTGTTGTTTTTGTGCTGGTGCCCAGGTGCGTgtgtgggtgcaggcagggtgccaGTCactcggggggggggttgtACCAGTGCGGGGGCcccggctcagccccggggCGGAAACAGCCCCAAcggctgcagctgggggggggacacgggggggtgtgtgtgggggtgtcaccctccccccccccaaaacaccacagGGGCCTGGCGCTGTGTTATTGTAGGGTGCCCCAGTGCCATGTTACTGCTGGGACAGTGGTCACGGGGGGGTCACGGGGAGGGTGACACGGGGCGGAgtgacacgggggggggggtgacacggggggggggggtgacagccAGGCCGGCGTCGGGCGGGACACATCGGTTGGTCCTTGTGCAACGTCCCGGCGTTGGGCAATGGGGTGGCGCAAGGTGGgtggcaccgggggggggggtcacccgTGGGTgggggcacccccccccccacacacacacactgcaggGGAACACCCCACGTCCCCGCCCTGTCCCCCAGCGCACCCCGAAAGCAGAAGTGGGGGCCGgaagggacccaggcgtcctgcgggggggggacggacacgcGGGacacgggggtggggggacgggggggtgtcagtgggtgccccccccacccccggggaCAGGCGATAACCCCTTATCTGGGGCGGCAGGAGAAGGCGGCTCCGTGGCTCCAGCATGGGGGACCCCGAGGTGAGCCgagggggggccggggggggggcagggagccgggggggggggggcttgttGGTGGGGagaggttggggggggtcttggggtgttctgggggggtccgggggtGTTTTAGGGGACCCCGGGGGTatcagggcagggggagggatggagggctTTAGGACGTGGGGGGAGTCCTGGCGGGGGGGGTAAAAGGGGCGGGGCCAGAGGCGGCCCGCAGCCAATCAGAGCCAACGAGGCGCTTTGTCCCTGGCAGTCGCTGGCGGCTctcggggagggggcggggcggggcccgcCCCTGGCCCCGCCTTTAGGCCCGCccctggccccgcccccgccgggccccgccgaGGTGGAGCTCACGTGGCAGGAGATCCTCTCCCTCAGCGAGCTCCAGGTGCGCCACGCCCCCTCCCGCCGGGCCACGCCCCCTCCCGCCGGGCCACGCCCCCTCCGCACACGCGCGCTGCAGGCTCCTACCGCCCCCTGCCGGCCGCCGCGCCCGGGACCCCCCgtcccctgggaccccccccccgctgcgcccacccccccctgcaccccccctgGGAGACCCCTCCAttgccccccccttcctctgGACACCCTCCCATTGCCCCCCCCCGttgcccccccctcccttgGACCCCCTCCCATTGCCCCCCCCTCGCTGGGAGACACCCCAttgccctccccccccctctctctagcacccccactgccccccccattacacccccctccccactaGTCACCCCCTATCCTCTCCCCACAGGGCCTGGACATGGTGGCAGACCCCCCCTTCGACCCCTCCTTTTGCCCCCTTCCTccgctcccccctcctcctcctccctatacccccctccaacccccccctccaacctccctccccccagccccctttcttccccctttcccttcccctttccccaaTCCCCCCCTACCAACACCCTTCCCACCGGAGCCGCTCGcccacccagccgctccccGAGGAGctggcggcagcggcggcagcagccgGGATgcccgccgggcgctggcgtCGGCGTTACCGATCGGTCCCGAAGCCATCGTCAACCTGCCGGTGGAGGACTTCAACGCGCTGCTGGGACGAGCGCGACTGTCGGGACCGGAGTTGGCGTTGGCGCGGGATATCCGTCGTCGAGGCAAGAACAAAGTGGCGGCGCAAAAATGTCGCCGGAGGAAATTAGAAGCCATCGCTCGGCTCCAGGCGGAATTGGGGAGGTTGGGACGGGAACGGGAACGGCTGCTACGGGCGCGGGGGCAGGCGGAACGGGCGCTGGGTGCCCTGCGCCGAGACTTGGCCCGCGTTTCGGCTCAGGTGCTGGGGGCTCTGAGGGACGGGGCCGGCAACCCACTGCCCCCCGAGCGCTTCGGCTTGTGCCTGGCGCCCGACGGGGGGCTCAGCCTGGAGaccctgggtgggggggagtgaccgggggggcctgggggtgtcttgcagcccatggggagCAAGGCAGGGAGGTCCCTTGAGTGCTCGGGGTGCCATCCTGCACCCCACAGAGACCAAGGGCACCCTTGGGTGCCATCCTGCACCCCACGGAGCCCCACGGCACCCCTGGGTgacccctgcagcccacagagccCAACGGCATGCTTGGGTGGCCCCTGCACCCCAGAGAGCCTCACGGCACCCTTAGGTGACCCCTGTGCCCCATGGGGAGCAAAGGGGCCCTTGGGTGGTATCCTGCACCCCACGgagccccacagcacccctgGGTGACCCCTGCACCCCACCGAGCCCAAGGGTACCCCTGGGTGCCATTCTGCACCCCAGAGCACCCCTGGGTGACCCCCACACCCCACGGAGCCCAAGGGCACCCTTGGATGACCCCTGCATCCTCTAGGGAGCAAGGGGTCCCTTGGGtgcccccacaccccccagAGCCCAAGGGTGCACCCAGGTGCCTGCAATGGGTCCTACGCCCCAGGGtgccccttctcccagccccacagggtGTCCCCggtgtcccccagccctcccctggCTGCGGGTgacaccctggggacaccccatCACTGCCACCCCTGTAAGTAAACAATAAACCAGCTCAGATGGGGCCAGCGCCTGTATTGTCTCTGTCACCCCACATCACCCGTCACCTCCCTGCCCCATCGCCCTGGGGTGACACATTCCTGCCACCTCCCCGTCCTTCTCTGTCCCCCCAGGGCGAGGAGTTGTCCCCACGCCACCTCCCTCAACCCCAGTGACACATCCCTGTTACTCCATCCCGCCCCGGGGCACCACATACCCACATCAGCCCCACGCCTGCCTGTCATCTCCTGTCCCTGTCACCCCCGTGGCCCTCGCTCTCCCTGTGGTGACCCACCCAGCCCTGGGGTCCCCAAGCACCGTGTCCCCCAGCCCTGaggtccccccagcccaggcaaCCTCATCCCACCTTCTCTGTCCCCATCCTGTCCCCTCCATCCTCATCCCTGTTCCCTCTATCCCTGTCCCACTCCCTAGggccaccccctccccaaaccctccatgcccagtgtccccagcccatcctgtccctctgtcctcaTCCTTGTCCCCTttgtccccagccccacccctgtccccctgtCCTCATCCTTGTCCCCTttgtccccagccccaccccGTCCCCCTGTCCTCATCCTTGTCCCGTGTCCtcaaccccatccctgtccccctctgTCCTCATCCTTgtctcctccatctccatcacttccccatccctgtcctgtCCCACTGCCATCTTGTCCCGCAGCCccatctcccccctcctctccgtcCCCAGCCCTCCATGGCTGTTTcatccttgtccccatccctgtcccctccatccctgtcccccccccagtccccacaGATGGGACACGCTTacaaaaatacccttttttttatttacaaggCCCCCGACCCGTGTCTCCCACGGCAGCGACACCTCCCAGGCACTAACGGGCTCCCACGGGTGctgcaaggaaggggagagctgtGAGGGGGGGATTAGGgttggccccagccccgggggtgTCACACGTGtcaccctgcacccccccctccgttgtccccccacccctgccgCTCACCTCCGCCTGTGGCCCGCGGGCTCCTCTCCCCCTTTGCCGGCAGCTCCTACAAAATGGAAGGCAGGCGTTAGCGACCcggtgggggtcctgggggggaaACGGGGACGTGGggtggggacacacacacacagaagctgCTCTTACCTACAGCGTCCCTGCCCTGCGCTCTGCGGTGCTGCGAGGGGGGAgaacttgggggggggaggccaACGCCAAGGGGATACCCCAGGGATAAAGGGGGGGCGGCTGAGTCTGAAATGGAGTGGGGGCGTGGGTGTGTACGGGGCCCATGAAGGGCgaaatggggctgggggtgcgtGTGTGGGGACGGTGGGGGGGAAAGAGCCTGAGCTAGTCTGCCCTGGGTCGGAGTTGGAGGGGGACCAGGCTGCGCCCCGCAGCGGCCAACACCAGAGTGGTGTAGAGGtcagaaatgtaaatatatataaaaaaataaaaataataataaaaaaaaaaaaaaaaaagacacatttatTCAGCGTCATGTTGTGTTACAGTTAGCGATCGACAGCACGGGCGCGCAAATAAAACCGAGGCTTCCGGGAGGCCTCGTCGGAATGCTTCCACGgcacagaaaactaaaataacCTGTTGTACAATTAGTCACAAACACAGTCCTGTTTCGCAAAGGAGACTTCTGTCTAACACACGTCTTCATGGAGCAGCCACCCCCCGCCACAGCTGTGAGTGGGCCGAGTTCACAACTGGTGTAACCTGCAGCTTCCCTGTCCCTTCTCTGGCTCGCCTCTCCCGCTAAGCTTTGTTTCCTGTTGAATAATACGGAATAAAGTTAATCTAAACGGCCCCGGTCCAGCTGCCGCTTTGAGGGGGCAtttggcagctttttttttttttttttaaatgtggttttattttctttaatttatcttttaatttcataaacTGCTGTTGGAATGGCTCGCTTGCTTCGCGGCGGATGGGCTCACCTGGGTGTTAAAACCTCCTGCCGCCGCCGTAGCTGCCGCCGCCACTCGAGCTGCCGTAGCCGCCtgcaagaggaggagggggggaattTAGAGAAATGCTCTAGGGTTGGGAGGAGCAGCAGATTTGGGGGCTGCatccaaatccccccccccgccagggaCTCACCGCCGCCGTACGGCCCCGAGCTCCTGCCCCCGAAGTTGCCCCCCTTCATGGGGCCGAAATTGGACGACTGGTTGTTGTAACTGCCAAAGTCGTTGTAGTTCCCCCCGCCGCCAAagttgctgcctggggagggggggagaaaaaaagagggagatgAGGTCAGTgtggggaagaggaaggcaCTCAGGGGGGTTTAATGGGGAGCCCAGAGGTACCccgtggctggggggggcttaATGGGGAGCCCAGAGGCACCccgtggctggggggggcttaATGGGGAGCCCAGAGGCCAGCAGGGTGTTTAACAGGGAGCCTGGAAGCACTTGGGTGCTTGTGGGGGGGTTAATGGGGAGCCTGGAGGCACCAGGTGGCCAGAGAAATGTTTAACTGGGAGCCCAGAGGCAAGGCGGGGTTAATGGGGAGCCTGAAGGCACCAGAGGAATTTGGAGGGGGGGTTAATGGGGAGCCCAGAAGCACCCCACAACTAGAGGGAAGTTTAACTGGGGGCCTGGAGCCACCCGAGGAACTGGGGGAGGGGTTAATGGGGAGCCTGGAGGCACCCCATGGCTGGGGTGTGGAATTTAACAGGGAGCCTGGAGGCACCCCATTGCCTTGGGGTGATTTAAGGGGGAGCCTGGGGGTTCCCCGTGGCTGGGGGGTGTCTAATGGGGAGACAGgaggccccccccccagccaagaAGAGGATTTAAGAGAGCCCCGAGGCCAGGGGGCTGTTTAACAGAGAGCCCAGAGGCACCCCATGGCTTGGGGTGGTTTAATGGGGAGCCCGGAGGCATGCAGGGGCACGGGGAGGGTGCTTAATTGGGAGTCTGGAGGCACCCCACTGTCAGAATGGGGTTTAACGGGGGGCCCAGAGACCTGGAGAGGTTAACTGGGAGATGGAGGCACCCCACAGCCAAGAGGGGATTtagggggctggaggggtctcACCTGTGCCCGCTTCGGAAAGGCCATTCCGCACGGCAAGCGCGGGTCCCCGGGCGGGACGCCGTCCTCCGCTGCCGCCGCCGAAGCCCCCCCCGCCGTTATTATAGCCGTCATAGGTGCTGCTGCCGCCGTAGCCCCGGTTGCCGCCGGAATAGCCGGGGCCGCTGCCGCCGTAAcctgggggagaggaaggagggcgCTGAGCTCCGAGGGCCGCCCCGGCGGGCGCGTGGGGGCCGGGCTCCGGGTTCGGCAGGGCGGTGGGCTGCGTCCGCTGTCTGGGCCGGGCCACGGGGCCGGCTGGCGTCCTCGGCGAGCGGCTGGGCGCGTTGGCCGCTGCCCGTCGGAGAAATCCCGCTCTGGCCTTACCGTCATTGCCAAATCCATTATAGCCGTCTCCGCCGCCGCCATAACCGCCACCGCGGCTGCCACCAAACCCACCTGAAAAGAACAAACCGTTGTGGTTCAATCCGTCCACGCGGGGCCGGGCGGTTTAGAGCTGCCGGAGAGAAAAGTTCGGGGTGCCGAAATCCCGGCgtggagggaggaggagcggcGCTCTGGCCGGGCCGAGGGGGGCCGGGAGCCGGAGCGGTGGCagccggagcggcggcggcgttTGGGCTAGGTTTTGAGCTGCGTCTCGAGCCGGCGGCGTCCCTTGCGGCTGGCAGCCGGACGGGTCCCGCCGAACCACTTACCACGGCCGCCGAAGTTGCCGCCGCGACTGAAGTTGTCGTTACCGCCGAATCCGCCTCCGCGGCCGCCGCCAAAATTCCCGGAACCGCTGCGGCCTAGGAgagggggcggaggggggggacagcctTTAGGAACAGCACAGGCAGCGGGGTCTAGCGGCAgctcggggcagggggggagctgggggccgAGCCGTGTGCTCACCTCTCTGGCTGGCTGAGGCGCTGGCCATCTCCTGCTTCGAGAGGGCTTTCCTCACCTCGCAGTTGTGCCCGTTCACAGTGTGGTATTTCTGAACtgcggggagggaaggggggggagatTTAGGGGAGGGGGACACAAAGCCGGGTGTCGCCCTCCCTTTCAGCACGCGCCAGACTTACTGACTATCTTGTCGACGGAGTCATGGTCGTCGAAGGTGACGAAGGCGAAGCCCCTCTTCTTGCCACTGCCGCGGTCCGTCATGATCTCGATGACTTCAATTTTGCCATATTGGCCAAAATAGTCCCTCAAGTGATGCTCCTCCGTGTCCTCCTTGATGCCGCCCACAAAGATCTTCTTGACTGTGAGGTGGGCTCCGGGCCGCTGGGAGTCCTACAGGAAAACAGTGGCATGGGTTTGGGGTCCGGGGAGCTCCCCATCTCCGCCCAAACCGGCcctgggctctgccagccccatcCAGTGGGGTCTGAGCCCCTCCCCGACCTCTCGGGCTTTACCTCTCTGGATACGGCCCTCTTTGGTTCAACAACTCTGCCGTCCACTTTGTGTGGCCGGGCGTTCATGGCGGCATCGACCTCTTCCACCGAGGAGTATGTGACGAAGCCGAAGCCTCGTGAACGTTTGGTGTTTGGGTCCCTCATCACCTGGAAGGACAGACACACATCAGACTGTGGCACGGAGCCCccacaaacagcagcagtccCCCTCCCTTGGGACATGGCTCCTTTCCTTCAGCTCCTCCACCTCTTGCTCCTGCCTTTGCAGCTGATCTTCTCATTACCCACCCCGTTACACCTCGAACCCTGTCACTGTGGGTCACCGAGGGCTGATGCCTgtcacccaccccccccacagtggtgctgggggcagagggaaggccAGGGAGGAGGCGGGACCCACAGTGGGGGGTTGGAGGGTCTTACCACACAGTCGGTCAGGGTGCCCCATTGCTCGAAGTGGCTGCGGAGGCTCTCGTCTGTGGTTTCGAAGCTGAGGCCGCCAATGAAGAGCTTGCGGAGCTGCTCGGGCTCCTTCGGAGACTGCGAGGAGGCAGTGACACAAGGGTGAGGGGGGCTGGGCACCCCTGCCCCCCAGCTATAGAGATGCTCTGCCACCCCCAAACCTCCTACATGGGATCTCCTTGCATTCTCCCTGCTCC
This window of the Buteo buteo chromosome 17, bButBut1.hap1.1, whole genome shotgun sequence genome carries:
- the HNRNPA1 gene encoding heterogeneous nuclear ribonucleoprotein A1 isoform X3 yields the protein MRPRRSVPPPNGRRRGGAARAAPPNGSGRGAGGRRGRRSEAAALASLGPFLCRRLAEGASRAEPPADQPAQPRAAAMAKSESPKEPEQLRKLFIGGLSFETTDESLRSHFEQWGTLTDCVVMRDPNTKRSRGFGFVTYSSVEEVDAAMNARPHKVDGRVVEPKRAVSREDSQRPGAHLTVKKIFVGGIKEDTEEHHLRDYFGQYGKIEVIEIMTDRGSGKKRGFAFVTFDDHDSVDKIVIQKYHTVNGHNCEVRKALSKQEMASASASQRGCPPPPPPLLGRSGSGNFGGGRGGGFGGNDNFSRGGNFGGRGGFGGSRGGGYGGGGDGYNGFGNDGYGGSGPGYSGGNRGYGGSSTYDGYNNGGGGFGGGSGGRRPARGPALAVRNGLSEAGTGSNFGGGGNYNDFGSYNNQSSNFGPMKGGNFGGRSSGPYGGGGYGSSSGGGSYGGGRRF
- the HNRNPA1 gene encoding heterogeneous nuclear ribonucleoprotein A1 isoform X5, which encodes MRPRRSVPPPNGRRRGGAARAAPPNGSGRGAGGRRGRRSEAAALASLGPFLCRRLAEGASRAEPPADQPAQPRAAAMAKSESPKEPEQLRKLFIGGLSFETTDESLRSHFEQWGTLTDCVVMRDPNTKRSRGFGFVTYSSVEEVDAAMNARPHKVDGRVVEPKRAVSREDSQRPGAHLTVKKIFVGGIKEDTEEHHLRDYFGQYGKIEVIEIMTDRGSGKKRGFAFVTFDDHDSVDKIVIQKYHTVNGHNCEVRKALSKQEMASASASQRGCPPPPPPLLGRSGSGNFGGGRGGGFGGNDNFSRGGNFGGRGYGGSGPGYSGGNRGYGGSSTYDGYNNGGGGFGGGSGGRRPARGPALAVRNGLSEAGTGSNFGGGGNYNDFGSYNNQSSNFGPMKGGNFGGRSSGPYGGGGYGSSSGGGSYGGGRRF
- the HNRNPA1 gene encoding heterogeneous nuclear ribonucleoprotein A1 isoform X2, whose amino-acid sequence is MRPRRSVPPPNGRRRGGAARAAPPNGSGRGAGGRRGRRSEAAALASLGPFLCRRLAEGASRAEPPADQPAQPRAAAMAKSESPKEPEQLRKLFIGGLSFETTDESLRSHFEQWGTLTDCVVMRDPNTKRSRGFGFVTYSSVEEVDAAMNARPHKVDGRVVEPKRAVSREDSQRPGAHLTVKKIFVGGIKEDTEEHHLRDYFGQYGKIEVIEIMTDRGSGKKRGFAFVTFDDHDSVDKIVIQKYHTVNGHNCEVRKALSKQEMASASASQRGRSGSGNFGGGRGGGFGGNDNFSRGGNFGGRGGFGGSRGGGYGGGGDGYNGFGNDGKARAGFLRRAAANAPSRSPRTPAGPVARPRQRTQPTALPNPEPGPHAPAGAALGAQRPPSSPPGYGGSGPGYSGGNRGYGGSSTYDGYNNGGGGFGGGSGGRRPARGPALAVRNGLSEAGTGSNFGGGGNYNDFGSYNNQSSNFGPMKGGNFGGRSSGPYGGGGYGSSSGGGSYGGGRRF
- the HNRNPA1 gene encoding heterogeneous nuclear ribonucleoprotein A1 isoform X4, producing MRPRRSVPPPNGRRRGGAARAAPPNGSGRGAGGRRGRRSEAAALASLGPFLCRRLAEGASRAEPPADQPAQPRAAAMAKSESPKEPEQLRKLFIGGLSFETTDESLRSHFEQWGTLTDCVVMRDPNTKRSRGFGFVTYSSVEEVDAAMNARPHKVDGRVVEPKRAVSREDSQRPGAHLTVKKIFVGGIKEDTEEHHLRDYFGQYGKIEVIEIMTDRGSGKKRGFAFVTFDDHDSVDKIVIQKYHTVNGHNCEVRKALSKQEMASASASQRGRSGSGNFGGGRGGGFGGNDNFSRGGNFGGRGGFGGSRGGGYGGGGDGYNGFGNDGYGGSGPGYSGGNRGYGGSSTYDGYNNGGGGFGGGSGGRRPARGPALAVRNGLSEAGTGSNFGGGGNYNDFGSYNNQSSNFGPMKGGNFGGRSSGPYGGGGYGSSSGGGSYGGGRRF
- the HNRNPA1 gene encoding heterogeneous nuclear ribonucleoprotein A1 isoform X6, with product MRPRRSVPPPNGRRRGGAARAAPPNGSGRGAGGRRGRRSEAAALASLGPFLCRRLAEGASRAEPPADQPAQPRAAAMAKSESPKEPEQLRKLFIGGLSFETTDESLRSHFEQWGTLTDCVVMRDPNTKRSRGFGFVTYSSVEEVDAAMNARPHKVDGRVVEPKRAVSREDSQRPGAHLTVKKIFVGGIKEDTEEHHLRDYFGQYGKIEVIEIMTDRGSGKKRGFAFVTFDDHDSVDKIVIQKYHTVNGHNCEVRKALSKQEMASASASQRGRSGSGNFGGGRGGGFGGNDNFSRGGNFGGRGYGGSGPGYSGGNRGYGGSSTYDGYNNGGGGFGGGSGGRRPARGPALAVRNGLSEAGTGSNFGGGGNYNDFGSYNNQSSNFGPMKGGNFGGRSSGPYGGGGYGSSSGGGSYGGGRRF
- the HNRNPA1 gene encoding heterogeneous nuclear ribonucleoprotein A1 isoform X1, which gives rise to MRPRRSVPPPNGRRRGGAARAAPPNGSGRGAGGRRGRRSEAAALASLGPFLCRRLAEGASRAEPPADQPAQPRAAAMAKSESPKEPEQLRKLFIGGLSFETTDESLRSHFEQWGTLTDCVVMRDPNTKRSRGFGFVTYSSVEEVDAAMNARPHKVDGRVVEPKRAVSREDSQRPGAHLTVKKIFVGGIKEDTEEHHLRDYFGQYGKIEVIEIMTDRGSGKKRGFAFVTFDDHDSVDKIVIQKYHTVNGHNCEVRKALSKQEMASASASQRGCPPPPPPLLGRSGSGNFGGGRGGGFGGNDNFSRGGNFGGRGGFGGSRGGGYGGGGDGYNGFGNDGKARAGFLRRAAANAPSRSPRTPAGPVARPRQRTQPTALPNPEPGPHAPAGAALGAQRPPSSPPGYGGSGPGYSGGNRGYGGSSTYDGYNNGGGGFGGGSGGRRPARGPALAVRNGLSEAGTGSNFGGGGNYNDFGSYNNQSSNFGPMKGGNFGGRSSGPYGGGGYGSSSGGGSYGGGRRF
- the NFE2 gene encoding transcription factor NF-E2 45 kDa subunit; translated protein: MGDPESLAALGEGAGRGPPLAPPLGPPLAPPPPGPAEVELTWQEILSLSELQGLDMVADPPFDPSFCPLPPLPPPPPPYTPLQPPPPTSLPPAPFLPPFPSPFPNPPLPTPFPPEPLAHPAAPRGAGGSGGSSRDARRALASALPIGPEAIVNLPVEDFNALLGRARLSGPELALARDIRRRGKNKVAAQKCRRRKLEAIARLQAELGRLGRERERLLRARGQAERALGALRRDLARVSAQVLGALRDGAGNPLPPERFGLCLAPDGGLSLETLGGGE